A single region of the Kwoniella botswanensis chromosome 1, complete sequence genome encodes:
- a CDS encoding phosphatidylglycerol/phosphatidylinositol transfer protein yields MRITSLALLPILATAASANLAADALGWAGELVSGGGKVSTTVKDGDVRTMDSWSYVDCGLATDAVQLKSIHVTPDPPVPGKNLTVEVEADVIEPIKEGAYADVTVKLGLIKLLQKQFDVCEEARNANATVQCPVSPGPYKVKQTVELPKEIPKAKFSVQVRGYTDTDEDMVCLDLFVDFMKRPGGGN; encoded by the exons ATGCGGATCACCTCCCTCGCTCTACTCCCTATCCTCGCTACAGCAGCCTCAGCAAACTTGGCTGCCGATGCTCTCGGCTGGGCAGGTGAACTCGTATCAGGAGGTGGCAAAGTATCTACTACCGTCAAGGATGGGGACGTAAGGACTATGGATAGTTGGAGTTACGTTGATtgtg GCCTCGCAACTGATGCAGT CCAACTCAAATCTATTCACGTTACTCCTGATCCACCTGTCCCTGGTAAGAATCTCACTGTGGAAGTTGAAGCAGATGTGATCGAACCAATCAAG GAAGGTGCATATGCCGATGTCACTGTTAAGCTCGGTTTGATCAAGTTGTTGCAAAAGCAATTTGACGTTTGTGAGGAAGC TCGAAATGCCAACGCAACTGTTCAATGCCCAGTCTCACCAGGTCCATACAAGGTCAAACAAACCGTTGAATTACCCAAAGAGATCCCAAAGG CTAAATTCTCAGTCCAAGTCAGAGGTTATACCGACACTGACGAAGATATGGTCTGTCTCGATCTTTTCGTTGATTTT ATGAAAAGACCAGGTGGTGGGAACTAA